ggaaaaaaaaaattgttttgatggCTTTCTATATTTCTTATTAGAGTGatgtaaaaaatttcctaaaattgtttattaacaattgctctAAAGGCATCCATTAAAATGACTTTTAAGACAATGCAGAATTTCAACTTGAATTATCTCGGAGGAAGTGGTAGGTGTAATAACAAGGGAGTAATGGAAGGTGGTTTGGCTCTGGATCTAATAGCTGTTTGAGAATTATTTATTTCTGGTTATTTATTTGCAAAGTTAAAACttggtttatttaaaaaaaaaaagaagctaaaagttaaaatatttgCAAAAACATTGAGACAAAAAGCATAAAGCAAAAGGCAAAacttttttcaacattttccaAACACACCCAATTTCCAATCTTGTGGAGGGTAAAATACTTGCAACAATTCCACTACGTTATGAGAAATTgaagattttgaaaattccaTATAATTTGGGGGACTAGTCCATAAATTCTAGGCCTTTTTCTTTCCTAATGGCAGTCTAAGTTGTTTAGATCTAGATTCAGCCTTGGAACAATCCATTGTTGTTGATAAAGATGGCTTCAATAACTTATCAAATTATCCATTACATCGctatttttattaaacaagtATAGAAGAGATCATTCAGAATAGTCAAGGCAATTTGTTGGCAAATTTGATCTCAATCTTCCAAATACTAATTTCCTCCatccacaccccccccccccccccccccccccccccccctctcttaAGCTAATTTTGTGACCGACAGTTTAACAAAGTATGAGCctaaacatcttctcaaaaaaaaaaaaaaaagcacgaACCAAAACAGAAAAATGCAGCAACTTTTACTGAGGGCTCAGCTCTTTTTGTAGGGACATCAAAGGGTCTTGgaaattgtttgttttaaattttattttataaatccCCTACAAATTCTTTACTGCAACCAGGCTTATTTAAAATTAGAggcatattttattttgttctgaaaaaaaatggtatgtaatatatataaatatatatatatatatatatatatatattttgctaatCAATGTTCTTGTTTTTGCTGAATGAGTCTTCCACATTTACTAACACAAGACATTTACATCATCAAAAGGGCCCACTTGACTACCATTGGAAAGGCTCTTGGCAGGACCAGCCCATCAAATCGTATGTTGTTTTCACTTATCAGTAATACAACTTTCTTTTCAATAAAGCAtcatcaattataaaaaaaataagataaatagtcATAAGTATCATCaccagagagaaaaaaaaaaaaaaaagaaggaaaatgaaagaagCCTCTGTTTAACTTAGACCAATACTTCTTTTTGATAggtattgttttattttatttatggtgAAATCAAATTACTGACCATAAAAATTAGGCATTTTTGTCTAATGGGAGGGCCTAAATTGTTTAGGCATAAAGTCAGCTTCATTAGCTTATCAAATTATCCATTGCATCCCTCTTTTTATCAAACAAGTGGAGAAAGAGGCCTCATTCAAAATAGTCAAGGCAATTGGTAACTTTTGTTTTGTAGTTTAACGGTAGAATTTGGtctttttaataaagaaaaccaggatttgagctttcttttcatACTCGTTGTAacatttgaattattaaaaaacagAAATCTGACTCAAATTCTGGTTGGTATATTTTACAATAGTATCAACATCAGAATTCTGTGACCGAATGCTAAATTTTGCAAGTTTTATCTCTATCTTCCAaatgctgaattttttttttattgagccAATTTTGTGACCGACAGTTTAACTGGTTAACAAAGTATGAACAGGTTGACAAAGTATGAACCTAAAAAGAAAACTGCAGCAACTTTACTCTCAGGTTCAGCTTTCTTTGTAGGGACATCAAAGGCTCTtgtatattgtttgtttgtttctttgctgCAATCACGCGTATTAAAAATCCAAGGCATGTTTTGTTCTGAGAAAAAATATTGTGTGTAATAATGTGATATTCTTGTTTTTGCTGAATGAGTCTTCCACATTCACTAACACAAGACATTTACATCATCAAAAGGACCCACTGACTACCATTGATTGGAAAGGCTCTTGGCAAGGACCATCAATGGCACGTTGTTTTCAATGAGCATCATcaattaccaaaaataatattatcaccaaaaggaaaatgaaagaagCCTCTGTTTAACCCAGACCAATACTTATGATTATTGTGCAAATAATTGGCCTATTTtagcctaattttttttttgatgaacagaaaattttattgacaaACCAAAAAGAACAGAGGCTAATCAGCAACTACAGCAAATAAGAGTTCAGAATTAATTACATCCATAAAAGGGTTGGGAGCATAACCCTGGCCAAAACATCTAGATAAATTTTTCCCAAGGCACCAAGAAGCTAAAATATGGGCTGCTTTGTTTGATTCTCTTGAACTCCACCTGAAAACAAATTGCTGACCATGGAATGCCCACAAAAGGGTATCAACTGTTATGGATGAAATTCTTCAAAGCACTTCATCAAAGGGGGCTTTGAGAGCATCAATACAAGCTTTGGCATCGCTCTCTACCACTACATACTCAAACCCACGTTAACAGCAACACACGTCGCCAAATTAGCCTAAAATATGCAAGAATGTCTACCCCATGGAAATTCAACCCTGCATAATCTAAAGTCTTACccttcaaaacaaaatcttgacccaaataaaaaaagaaatttgtgggCAAATTTAAGTCTTACCCTGCATTTACTCCATAAAGTAATgacctaaaaaaatgaaaagaaaaacgtCACAAAgaccattgtttttttttatcatattttgcTCAGTCTAAAAAATACTTCTTAGAAGTCTTACACTTTAAATGATTGAGCGGGGTCGTTGGAAAGCTTCCCACCATATTAGGTCCATCCATAGATTCTCCAATTTCGAAAATTTCCACCTTTATGGGCTAATATGACCTCGTCTTTGAATAATGATATTCAAAGTTACAATTTGAATGAAACAAAGACTTGGTTAATAAAACCAGGAAGAAATAATCTATTAGTTGTAAAATGCACGTTAGGTCTCATTTCGTGGTGCTTTCATTATCATATTCTTTTAGGCTTTTAGCCCAACCCGGTTTAATTAACAAATGTGGAAAAattgatttgtatatatataaataaataaaaaatctgattTACAAAAATGGACCATTTCATGGCACATGTGCAAAATGACTATGTTGAAGACTCCGTCGAGGACCGAGATAGTTTTGGGTGCGTTAGACAAGCGTCCAAGGctcttttcaggttatttacaatTTCAGTCATCGAGGGACGATCTCTACCTTCTAGATTTACACAATCCATTGCTAGGTACCCAACATATGCCACTGCCTCTATTTCAAATGGAGTAGGTGGTGGTACTTTTGGGTCCAAAACTCTGTGAATTTCGTCTTGGGCAATGTATGGAACAACAAAATCAACCACATTTCGGGGCACCCCGTTTTCATTCCTATGAATTGCCTTGTACCCGGACAACATTTCGAGCAATACGACTCCAAAGCTGTACACGTCACTTTTGGTTGTCAATTGTTGAAGTCTATAGTACTCGGGATCCATGTAACCAACCGTACCTGCTCCAAGAAGTGAAAGGTGTGACTCTTCGTCCATGGGAGCCATCAATGATAGGCCGAAATCAGACACCTTGGCGTTCCATGTGTCGTCTAGTAATATGTTAGACGACTTGATATCGCGGTGTATGATTGGTGGAACTGCATACACGTGTAAATACTCAATGCCTCTAGCTGCATCTAGTGCAACCTTAATTCGGGCAGCCCATGACATTAGAGGAGTACCTTGAAGCTTGTGAAGATGGTCATTAAGGGTACCATTTTTCATGTACTCATAGACCAATACACGCTCATTGCTATCTTCACAAAATCCCAATAAACGGACAAGATTCTTGTGATTGAGCCTGGACAAAGCTTCCAGCTCATTTATGAAAGCATTGTCATTGTCCTCCTCTCGCTTGTTCACATATGGTGTAGACGTTGAAATTTCAGCACGCTTGATAGCCACTTCTCGGCCATCATCTAAAGTGGCTCGGTAGACTGAGCCAAAGCTACCTGTTCCAATCTTGTGATCTTCTGAAAAATTGTTGGTCGCTTCAAGTAACATTTGCAAAGGAAATTGTTCCATGGGCACACCGTTTCCCAAACTAACCAAATGGCTCAATCGCTTCTCTAGAACCGGTGGTGCTTGTTGTTGACGTGGGCTTGGAACATTTTCAGGTGTAGTTCCTGGCTCGTCCAAGCGGCCCGAGTCATGGACTCGGCGACATCCTCTATCCTTGCAATATTTGtacaaaaagaaacaacaaactAGTATCAGAGCCGAGGATCCCACACACCCCACTACTAAGTAAGCCACCATTTTTTTGTTCCAACCACTGGTATGATGGGATTGTGGTGGTGAAGGAGAAGTTTCTCCCTCACAAGGCTTGCAGATATATACTCCCTGACCACAAATGGCGGAAGACAAGTCCAATATACCGCATGAGCATTTACTACTACATGGCCCTGGCATAACTTTGTCAAACACCATTAATTTTGAGTCAAGAATTTCATTACCCCAACAGAACAAAGAATAATTTGCTTTCACAACTCCACAGAAAACACTGCGCTTTGCTTCAATGGTGACGAAATAAGTCCCTTGCAAACGTTCTGGCAGGCTGAAATTATTTTCCCCCCAGCAGACAACTGTTTCATTATGCCATAGAGCACAACTACGGTTTTCTCCTAAAGCCAATGATATGAACTTTCCCTGTGGTTTCTCACCCGCCATCTCTCCCCAGCAATCCAAACTATTGTTTTCAGAGATAGCACAAGCATGCCTAAATCCGGCAGAGACCACAGAGTAATTCCCACGAGGCTCTCCGCCGACAACATTAGCATTATTTCCAACGCAGGTAATATTTCCAATTGCTGATAACCCACATACAAAATTCTCACCCACAGCAACACTTGAAAAGTTATGATCCCTGCTTGGACGAAAGTCACCAAATCTTTGCCACTGCCAGCACTCAAGCTGGTCGGTACCATTTACAAGGCCACAAATGCGAGAATTCCCAGCATCAAGATCTTTGATAGCTGCAGGGCCACCATAGATACGCTTGTAGGACGTTATAGTTCCATTGGTAGAGAATCTCCAGCAAACCATaattgaagaagatggtgaaaTTAACCCACAAAGAAATCCGTATCCAGCTACTATCCCAGAAAATGATGTATTGGGATTCACAGGAATTTGGATTCCTTGAGGGAAACTTGTACAGTTTAGGACAAAAGCTTGTTGGTTAGGGGGCTTAATTAAAGCACAGATTAGTGTTTGATTAGCAGTCTCTGAAATGGCTACAGTGGATAGTGAATGAACAAATGGAATACAAGAAAAGAAGGATAagcatataataaaaaagagtagGAGATGGGAGTTATTAGCCATAGAAATAATTTGTAGGATTTGATAATAATATCATGTTgggatgagaaagaagaaggtGAAATGGGAAATGAGTTCTGGCCAGTTTTAAGACTGTGTAAGTTCCACAAAAGGGCCAAAGAGAAGGAAAACGCGGTTCAAGAGTGTTTTGGGAGGACCAAAGACCGAGTCCTTTGAATCGTTCTATTTTATAAAAGTGGGAGCGTGTAGTCAAGACTTAAGCTCTGAAAGCTACACACTGCTAATCCTGACCCCTACCATTCATTCAAAACTCGTTCAAGGCACTTCCAAAACGTAGGCCGAGTCACTAGAACATAATTGATGACGTATTTCATTTTTTGGgacaaaaaaaatcactttctaTCCATAtattaatgggttttttttttttttttggtattttttgtcACTGTGTTTTCTCCAGTTTCAATTTTGGGTTCCTTTTTAGActcttttttatgttctttcttTAGTGTCAGCATATTTGGTATATTAAATGAAGATTATGATAGAAATGGTAATGTTTATTATTGCTAATAAAAGATTTTGTGATGTAATAACCAATAATATGTTTGGTTGTAAAGTtagaataaaattaattgttatatGTGTATGAAAAGTTTTGCATTTGAAAAGATAGATTATTTGTTtatgacttttttatttttataattgtcaAGCGCATATTAAAAGTTTTTGCATTTGGAAAGAGATCTAAGATTAtttgtgtataattttttttttaaaataattgttatatGCATATAGAAACTTTGtatttatagaaatatttaatatttgaagTTATTATACCtaataaggaataactattacaacacttttaatgaaaaataactATTCCTCAATTTAAATTATTGCTATTACTAACACTTCATTAGTTTTgacattaacattttttttttttaaattagtcatttttaaaaaagagtattttgttttgaaaactatttagttttcctatatttggtaatatttttttaaaaaatgagtcTATATTTGGtagcatttttaaaaatgagatagagttgttttcaaTAACTTCCACATTACCTCTTAATTTCCTCTATTTAACGTGGCATGAGATAGAGATGTTTTTCTGGAAAATTTTAGcagaaaacaatctctaaaaaataagttatatttttaataagatcTTTTGTtaaccaaagatagttttccttggacttttttttttaagctaccaaaaaaaaaaaaaaaggcataaaaCTATCTTCACAAAGGTTTTCCATGAAAACAAATGAAGCGTAAGTAATAACTATTCCTAGTAATGAAGATGTAACAAATAACCTAAATACTGAATAGCTATTCCCCATGAATAATCATTCCATTATAGAATCTATTACAACACACAAAATATGCCCTTACTAAATTAGATGATGTAGTTAATTGATTACTAACATGaccatttgaaattttaaaggtTAGGACatgtttggtagattgtaataaATATTGTAATGTAACAGTTATTCTTATAATTTAACTATCTTGTAGTTTTACTATGTTTTTATTACCGGGAATAATCATTTCTtatgaataactattttttaaaatggggaataactattcctctctaaaattgttgtaatatttattccttAATAGGTGTAataattcctaaaataaatatatttcaaatatacaaactttccatatacacaTAACAATTACTCCCTCCATCCCAAATTGTtggtcctctattccattttggatTCCAAAATGAAGTCCTCtttccaaaattaataaataaaattcttatcttaccctttatttaaaaagtcaatatCATTATTTCtctatagtttaaaataatagtggtagttttggaaatttgTACATTTTTACTTGACAGATAATGTTTTATATGATATTTGCTTAaaaatttggattttctacATAGGACCAATACTTTGGGACAGAGAGTgcacaaaactaaaaaaatcataaaaaaataacatctcTCTCACAATGATGACTTTATGAATTCTATTTAGGGtggtcattaaaaaacttaaattatacaaattttaataaaaagaaaatttgaatatgtcgacatcacaaaaaaaattgcaaatatatgatgttttacaatttccttctacaaataaaattaaaaagcaaaaaagagacGAATGAGAATGCTAAGATGTGAGTAATAAATAGAGAAAGAGCCCAAAATGAtgatagagaaaagaaaaatggagaaagtgagagaaagcAATGAATGATACATGTGATTGCAAGCTAATTAAGCCACTGAGAAGTAGAGCTCTCGACATCACCAATGAGAACGAGTTATGAATTTGAATTATTAGGAgtttctatattttgtttttgattgagcttttgttaaatattttgttcatttgttattatttggtttaatcttgtttttttatactcatttttattattattatttgaacttttatttatgattttatttaaacagtgggttaatcccacattgaaaaatgAGTGTAAATTAAAGAGATTTAAAGTCTATATTATATATTCAAGAGTTATGCCCTTTTAGATATACACTActgtaagtttttttaaaaccttcTCCATTCTCCTCATGTAtatgttaaaatatttagtattctaaaaaaaaaaaaaaaaaaaaaaaaacactttagtGATAAGTTCAACAAGCTGCCgttgaattaatatatattattctataATATTTGTCTGTCTCATTCTATGGTTTTTTATAACTTCCCTGCAATTGCCTTATTAATATAACCAATCACATAATTGAGTCTTCTCACTTCTTTATACCAAAATACAAAGTGTGAGTTCGCTGAGACTTGAGAGTCGATTTACGTAAGCGCAAATGGCAATACCGGTGACTATTCTAACCCCGTTACATACTTCTACAGTATAATGGGAAGTGcaatacaaatttatagtaCTTATCATCATAGGCGGAATgaattatatgatttattattcagctaaataaataataaataaataaagttaatgGTTTATTCACTTTAATAAACAGATACGGCCCCTTagattaatttgattaaatgCAACTTTATGAAACTGAGTCCGACATATTGAGAACAATGGCGTGGAGAGACTTTGTCCATATGTCCTCtaaatttcaaagattttgtaaaCAACCCAATCAACCAAGAGTGATTTAGttggttctctctctcaatttttgactttttctgTTGAATTAGGTTGAATGCATTCAACGTGCTATTTATTATATCTAAAAAACCAGAAATATTGAAACTTTTGTCTCCAAtccaagtattttttttcccatatagTGGCCACCCAAACCAAATGAGAGGGTGAGGGTAGGAGGAactcaatttattttatatatagatttaaagtagtttagaaatatataattaCTAAATATACTTCACTCCAACCTTCCCAAGTCCACCCATACCCCATGCACTTAGTGCATGGGTAGGTACCATCCAGACTAATGAGTCTGGTTGTAACTCTATTTattatatgaacaaaaaatagGGGCTGGATTTCATTGGTATGTAATTTTTATATGATATCTTGGAAGCCCTGTTGTTCAGCTCTATCTACAATGCTAGAAAATCAGCTATGGAGGTAGGAAGTTATtaaaggtctctctctctctcttaagaccaaaaaaataaaaacctctgATTTTGATAGTCACCAACTTAGCTCTCTCCTTTACAAGCAATGAAGGTAGTGACTAGCTAGTGAGGGAAAAAACAGAATTTTTTTGGCCCATAGATTTATGGAAGCCTCTTGTAGGCTAGGGCTGGTTTTCTGGGTATATTATGTGCcctgtttcattttttatagCATCAAGATTTTCTAGCATTTGATCGATCTGTTTGGAGACCTTAATGTGATTTTATTCACAGtgcattaaatttaaaaattcatgtAATAGAAATTCACGAGTATGGTACTCCAGGAATGACATTTTTAAGCAACTTAAACATGAATATGATGTAACATTTCCAAATGTTAAAACTAAAATCCATTTCATCAAAAAAGGCAAAATGGGGagattttatacataatttctACATTATTGTTCTGATTTTTAAATCCTAGAGAAAATAGATCtgataataaaattcaaaattattgcGTCATATCTGCTTGAAATGATTTAATCTAAACTAGAACATAGTCAAAGTCTAAACAGTTTTGATTGTGCCATCTGTAGTCAATGTTGTTCCTGAACCAAAATATAATGTGTACACAAAAATGGCAATAAATAAGCACCCATATCAGATTATAGCAATATGCTTTCTACAACACCATTCTCATATTTAggtatataacaatattacatTCAATCATTACCATTGGATTCTGatgatttttataaaactacAGTTTGTTCACCAAATTTCGTCAACATGCATGGAAATACCAACATTTGCATCATGCGTTGAACCTTGAAAGTTTGACTATTACTAggggaaaaatataaaaatattgacTAGAGGAAAACCTTGGCATTTTTGTCAGCATTGTTGTCCG
This DNA window, taken from Quercus robur chromosome 2, dhQueRobu3.1, whole genome shotgun sequence, encodes the following:
- the LOC126713015 gene encoding serine/threonine-protein kinase-like protein CCR4 — protein: MANNSHLLLFFIICLSFFSCIPFVHSLSTVAISETANQTLICALIKPPNQQAFVLNCTSFPQGIQIPVNPNTSFSGIVAGYGFLCGLISPSSSIMVCWRFSTNGTITSYKRIYGGPAAIKDLDAGNSRICGLVNGTDQLECWQWQRFGDFRPSRDHNFSSVAVGENFVCGLSAIGNITCVGNNANVVGGEPRGNYSVVSAGFRHACAISENNSLDCWGEMAGEKPQGKFISLALGENRSCALWHNETVVCWGENNFSLPERLQGTYFVTIEAKRSVFCGVVKANYSLFCWGNEILDSKLMVFDKVMPGPCSSKCSCGILDLSSAICGQGVYICKPCEGETSPSPPQSHHTSGWNKKMVAYLVVGCVGSSALILVCCFFLYKYCKDRGCRRVHDSGRLDEPGTTPENVPSPRQQQAPPVLEKRLSHLVSLGNGVPMEQFPLQMLLEATNNFSEDHKIGTGSFGSVYRATLDDGREVAIKRAEISTSTPYVNKREEDNDNAFINELEALSRLNHKNLVRLLGFCEDSNERVLVYEYMKNGTLNDHLHKLQGTPLMSWAARIKVALDAARGIEYLHVYAVPPIIHRDIKSSNILLDDTWNAKVSDFGLSLMAPMDEESHLSLLGAGTVGYMDPEYYRLQQLTTKSDVYSFGVVLLEMLSGYKAIHRNENGVPRNVVDFVVPYIAQDEIHRVLDPKVPPPTPFEIEAVAYVGYLAMDCVNLEGRDRPSMTEIVNNLKRALDACLTHPKLSRSSTESST